From a single Nostoc edaphicum CCNP1411 genomic region:
- a CDS encoding non-ribosomal peptide synthetase — protein MNTTLNRQTIQDIYPLSPMQQGMLFHSLYAPNSGAYVIQVSYELHGSLNIPAFEEAWQYLVNRHTVLRTAFVWNKLEKPLQVVGKQLKCPITYLDWRNYSTTAQQQELAKILQKEREQGFSLSQAPLMHITLIQLAPAVYQFVWSYHHLLLDGWSMPILLQEFLMIYGAYIQGQTPRLSNPRPYRDYIAWLQQQNVSQAEAFWKQHLQGFTTPTRLGIGQLGETRPDNLSTHYTEQSIHLTCEQTQQLQSFAKQQQITLNTLVQAAFALLLSRYSGEIDILFGTVCSGRPGTLTGVESMVGLFVNTLPLRVSVSPQQKLYSWLQNIQLQQVEIRQYEYSNLTDIQRCSEVPRSLPLFETLVVFENYPVESALKQSLETLQIRNIHATEQTNYPLTLYAVADSQLSLRILSDRDRYTEDNITQLLQQLETLLLGMLTQGDCLLVQLPLLSPIQQQQILVDWNNTAREIPNQCLDELFAQQVKETPDATAVVFEEHSLSYAELNAKANQMANYLQKLGIQPEARIGVYLERSPQLLIALLGILKTGAAYIPLDPSYPAERLRFMIEDAEIALLVTESSLEEDAGNYFLPNYEIICIDTDWSAIAQQIIKNPECQVNLANLAYLIYTSGSTGKPKGVMVEMRSLVNILTALKQQLSITASDRLLASTTIAFDIAALELFLPIIAGAQLILTRQTALVDPSQLTAAIKQHEVTVMQATPATWRLLLASGWRGKEDLKILCGGEALDNSLAQELISCSGEVWNLYGPTETTIWSAVQQLSLCESVTIGRPITNTQFYVLDDYLQPVPVGLPGELYIGGAGVARGYWQRPELTAERFVANPFTPPPTPPPFDKLRASLAKGRGAREGGGLSINSIVSGLSLYKTGDRVRYLADGNLEYLGRLDNQVKIRGYRIELGEIEAVLNQHPEVAQAVVAVQEDEPGERRLVAYVVYNTPHPSPPLAKGRELEPIPNGRVRVSADGVTMRSFLATKLPVYMIPAVFIVLEQLPLTPNGKVNRQALPAPNNSLSRLATSLILPQTQIEQKIAEIWQELLHIDTIGIDDNFFDLGGHSLLMVRMQGQLRDRIHQDIPLVELFRYSTISSLSTYLAQTTASTLLDGEVESRIVQLETGKQRLLQRRQQLVENQQTKPN, from the coding sequence GTGAACACAACCCTAAACCGTCAAACCATTCAAGATATTTATCCCCTCTCACCCATGCAGCAGGGTATGCTGTTCCATAGCCTTTATGCTCCCAATTCTGGGGCTTATGTCATCCAAGTCAGCTATGAATTACACGGTAGTTTAAATATTCCGGCTTTTGAGGAAGCTTGGCAATATTTAGTCAATCGCCACACCGTGTTACGAACAGCATTTGTTTGGAATAAGTTAGAAAAACCATTGCAAGTAGTCGGTAAACAATTAAAATGTCCCATCACTTATCTTGACTGGCGCAATTATTCTACTACCGCACAACAACAGGAACTCGCAAAAATACTACAAAAGGAGCGAGAACAGGGATTTAGCTTATCGCAAGCGCCCCTAATGCACATCACTCTCATCCAACTTGCACCAGCAGTATATCAATTTGTCTGGAGCTATCACCATCTGTTGTTAGATGGTTGGTCAATGCCGATTTTGCTTCAGGAATTTCTGATGATTTACGGCGCATACATCCAGGGACAAACACCGAGACTATCTAACCCACGTCCTTATCGAGACTACATCGCTTGGTTGCAGCAGCAAAATGTTTCCCAAGCAGAAGCGTTTTGGAAACAGCATTTACAAGGATTTACAACTCCCACCCGCTTGGGTATTGGACAACTTGGCGAGACTCGACCGGATAATTTATCTACCCATTATACTGAGCAAAGCATTCACCTAACTTGTGAGCAAACGCAGCAACTACAAAGCTTCGCCAAACAACAGCAAATTACTCTCAACACTCTTGTACAGGCTGCTTTTGCTCTATTGTTAAGTCGTTATAGTGGAGAAATAGATATCCTATTTGGTACTGTCTGTTCCGGTCGTCCAGGCACGCTAACAGGTGTTGAATCGATGGTGGGGCTGTTTGTCAATACATTACCACTACGAGTATCAGTCTCACCACAGCAAAAATTATATTCTTGGTTGCAAAACATCCAATTACAGCAAGTAGAAATACGGCAATATGAATACAGTAACTTGACGGATATTCAACGTTGCAGCGAAGTTCCTCGTTCTCTGCCATTGTTTGAAACTTTAGTAGTGTTTGAAAATTATCCTGTGGAATCTGCGCTCAAGCAATCCTTGGAAACGTTGCAAATTCGTAATATCCACGCCACAGAGCAAACAAATTATCCTTTAACACTGTATGCAGTGGCAGATTCTCAGCTTAGTTTAAGAATACTATCCGATCGCGATCGCTACACCGAAGACAATATTACCCAATTATTACAACAGCTAGAAACCTTATTATTAGGGATGCTGACTCAGGGTGATTGTCTTTTGGTACAACTGCCATTACTTTCTCCGATACAACAGCAGCAAATACTAGTTGACTGGAATAATACAGCGAGGGAAATCCCCAACCAATGTTTAGATGAATTGTTCGCGCAACAAGTAAAGGAAACACCCGATGCAACAGCAGTTGTATTTGAGGAACACAGTCTAAGCTACGCCGAATTAAATGCCAAAGCCAATCAAATGGCTAATTATCTCCAAAAATTGGGAATTCAGCCAGAGGCACGCATAGGAGTTTATTTAGAGCGATCGCCACAATTACTTATAGCACTATTAGGTATTCTCAAAACTGGAGCCGCATACATTCCTCTCGATCCCAGTTATCCGGCTGAACGTCTGCGCTTTATGATTGAGGATGCCGAGATTGCGTTGCTAGTCACTGAATCTAGTTTAGAAGAGGACGCGGGGAATTATTTTTTACCAAACTATGAAATAATCTGTATCGATACAGATTGGTCAGCGATCGCTCAACAAATCATAAAAAACCCCGAATGTCAAGTAAATCTAGCAAATTTAGCTTATTTGATTTACACCTCTGGTTCCACCGGTAAACCAAAAGGGGTGATGGTGGAAATGCGATCGCTTGTCAATATTCTCACAGCATTGAAGCAGCAGTTATCAATTACCGCCAGCGATCGTCTTTTAGCAAGTACGACAATTGCTTTCGACATAGCCGCCCTGGAACTGTTTTTACCCATAATTGCAGGCGCTCAACTCATCCTCACTCGCCAAACGGCTCTAGTTGATCCCAGTCAATTAACAGCCGCTATCAAACAACATGAAGTCACCGTCATGCAAGCGACTCCAGCCACCTGGCGCTTACTCCTAGCTAGTGGTTGGCGAGGAAAAGAAGATTTAAAAATTCTCTGCGGTGGAGAAGCTTTAGATAATTCCCTCGCCCAGGAGTTAATATCATGCAGTGGAGAAGTTTGGAACCTTTACGGGCCAACAGAAACTACAATTTGGTCAGCCGTGCAACAACTCAGTCTTTGTGAGTCTGTTACTATTGGCCGTCCCATCACTAATACTCAATTTTACGTTCTTGATGACTATTTGCAACCTGTTCCTGTGGGTTTACCGGGGGAACTTTACATTGGTGGTGCGGGAGTAGCACGGGGTTATTGGCAACGTCCAGAGTTAACAGCAGAGAGGTTTGTGGCAAATCCTTTTACCCCACCCCCAACCCCTCCCCCCTTCGACAAGCTCAGGGCATCGCTTGCAAAGGGGAGGGGAGCTAGAGAGGGTGGGGGTTTGAGTATTAACAGCATAGTGTCAGGACTTTCTCTTTATAAAACTGGCGATCGCGTTCGTTATCTCGCGGATGGTAATTTAGAATACTTGGGGAGATTGGATAACCAAGTGAAAATTCGGGGTTATCGCATTGAGTTGGGAGAGATTGAAGCGGTACTCAATCAACATCCAGAAGTGGCGCAGGCTGTGGTTGCTGTGCAGGAAGATGAACCGGGAGAGCGGCGTTTAGTTGCGTATGTTGTCTACAATACACCCCACCCCAGCCCTCCCCTTGCAAAGGGGAGGGAGCTAGAACCCATCCCTAATGGGAGGGTGCGTGTTAGTGCGGATGGGGTTACAATGCGTTCCTTTTTGGCAACAAAATTGCCCGTGTATATGATACCTGCGGTGTTTATTGTGCTAGAGCAATTACCTCTTACACCCAACGGTAAAGTGAACCGCCAAGCACTACCCGCGCCAAATAACTCGCTTTCAAGACTGGCGACATCTCTGATTTTACCGCAGACACAAATCGAGCAAAAAATTGCTGAGATTTGGCAAGAGTTACTTCATATTGACACCATCGGCATCGATGATAATTTCTTTGATTTAGGGGGACATTCCTTATTAATGGTAAGAATGCAAGGACAGTTGCGCGATCGCATTCATCAAGATATTCCTCTAGTAGAGTTATTCCGTTATTCCACAATTAGTTCTCTATCCACCTATTTAGCCCAAACCACCGCCTCAACTTTACTTGATGGCGAAGTTGAATCCAGAATTGTCCAGCTAGAAACGGGTAAACAGCGACTTCTACAACGCCGCCAACAGCTTGTAGAAAATCAGCAAACTAAACCAAATTAA
- a CDS encoding type I polyketide synthase, whose amino-acid sequence MNYNGLEIAIIGMAGQFPGASDLQQFWQNLQDGVESATLLTDEQLQKSGVAPSLLQHRDYVKVAATLENIECFDAEFFGFSPREAEILDPQHRLFLECAWSALEDAGYNAQSYAGAIAVYAGSAMNSYLLNLISHPTIQANVNRYQLFLSNDKDFLTTRVSYKLNLRGPSVDIQTACSTSLVAVHLACQSLLSGECDMALAGGVSLSSPTGYLYQEGGIYSQDGHCRAFDADAQGTIAGSGLGVIVLKRLEDALRDGDYIHALIKGSALNNDGALKVSYTAPRIDTQAAVIRSAQAVAEVNPETITYIETHGTGTALGDPIEIAALTQAFRSQTDKTGYCAIASVKSNIGHLDAAAGIASFIKTVLALKHKQLPPSLHFQQPNPQIDFPKTPFYVNTNLADWQTDQIPRRAGVSSFGIGGTNAHLILEEAPAIISSTASRPWQLLILSAKTPTALSAIAANFASHLKQHPEINLADVAYTLQVGRQDFDHRQMLLCQTTAEAIQILDDGTQILTQVAPKERREIAFLFPGQGSQYVNMGKELYATESVFRQQVDHCCELLQPHLGLDLRNLIYPELNTTLTQVIELPHPNPPLALGREQDFPVSPLSKGGLRGVKPGSQSNSEERVDGVLFSELNTAISQTSYAQPALFVIEYALAQLWISWGIQPQVMIGNSIGEYVAATLAGVFSLPEALKLVAMRGKLMQQCPPGAMLSVAMSTDRLQPLLSGSLVIAANNAPQLSVVSGTEVEIAKLEQYLNTQNITYRRLQTSHAFHSPLMDEIIAPFIDAFTGMNLRSPQIPFISNVTGDWITPEQATNPDYWATHLRQPVQFANGVTELLKQPNRILLEVGPGKTLTTLAKQQTHTQTILSSLRHPQENQSDIAFLLQTLGQLWLAGVPINWLGFYAHEQRHRLPLPTYSFQRQRYWIDPPALSSSLPFGLGRGEYDASPSDWFYIPTWERSLSRPLVDLTAQRQCWLVLADNYDVGTEIVHTLQNAGHDVIIVTPGEKYEQPAYRTFTVNPQEKQDFVDLLEDLQLRELMPDRILHLWNLTSPNQHQNQSYDLLYLAQAISSQSVKAAIPITVVTNDGQIVLGNEEINPLKAMVLAMGKVISQEIPQVSCRCVDILVSTDTRQRLVQQLIRECFSPGNEAIVAYRGSHRWEQIFKAVRIPHPNPPLAKGREPDRAGGVLPLREGGNYLIVGDLTTGLGTVYADFLAQMPVRLILLSDVIPEAMKRTLDDASVDYISANVDITDCQQLKQAIAHAEQKFGQLHGVFYSTPMSNEHSMALLPQLTPNHWDYNYRTKVQGLFALAEVIGNKHLDFCLLQSSLSSVLGGLGLAAYAAANAVIDMFAVQQNQVSTFPWISINWDACRDDAFEINSGFGANLAALALTPQEVWDATCRVLSLGLPEAVVVSKSSLHKRLEQWVTPKSSNGTKTESSTDTAHTRPNLANEYIPPSNEIEEAIAQVWQELLGITPIGIDDNFFDLGGHSLLAIQAISRLRDRFGIELSMRNLLYEAPTVAAIAVVVAAQQPQDIEEMTALLTEIQSLSPTEVAQQLTVTPP is encoded by the coding sequence ATGAACTACAACGGATTAGAAATAGCAATTATCGGCATGGCGGGACAATTTCCCGGAGCCAGTGACTTACAACAATTCTGGCAAAATCTTCAGGATGGTGTAGAATCAGCTACTCTTTTAACTGATGAGCAATTACAAAAAAGTGGTGTAGCTCCTTCACTACTGCAACATCGTGACTACGTAAAAGTAGCTGCAACTCTAGAAAATATTGAATGCTTTGATGCCGAATTCTTTGGATTTAGCCCCAGAGAAGCAGAAATTCTTGATCCGCAGCACCGACTCTTTTTAGAATGTGCTTGGTCAGCGTTAGAAGATGCTGGATATAATGCCCAGAGTTATGCCGGAGCGATCGCAGTATATGCTGGTTCGGCAATGAACAGCTATCTATTGAATTTGATTTCTCACCCGACAATTCAAGCCAACGTCAATCGCTATCAATTGTTTTTATCCAACGATAAGGATTTTCTCACCACACGAGTTTCCTACAAACTAAATTTGCGCGGCCCTAGTGTGGATATTCAAACAGCTTGTTCCACCTCCTTAGTAGCCGTGCATTTGGCGTGTCAGAGCTTGTTGAGTGGAGAGTGTGACATGGCATTAGCGGGGGGTGTATCCTTATCCAGCCCAACTGGTTATTTGTACCAAGAAGGGGGAATTTACTCTCAAGATGGGCATTGTCGAGCCTTTGATGCTGATGCTCAAGGTACGATCGCAGGTAGTGGTTTAGGTGTTATTGTTCTCAAGCGCCTTGAAGATGCTCTCCGGGATGGCGATTATATCCATGCTTTAATTAAAGGATCGGCACTCAATAATGATGGTGCTTTGAAAGTCAGCTATACAGCCCCTCGAATTGATACCCAAGCAGCCGTTATTCGCTCGGCGCAAGCTGTGGCGGAGGTAAACCCGGAAACCATTACTTATATTGAAACTCACGGTACGGGTACAGCATTGGGCGATCCGATTGAAATTGCGGCTCTAACTCAAGCCTTTCGCTCTCAAACCGACAAAACAGGATACTGTGCGATCGCCTCTGTAAAAAGCAATATTGGACACTTAGATGCTGCCGCCGGGATCGCCAGTTTCATCAAAACTGTGTTGGCGCTCAAACACAAACAACTTCCCCCCAGTTTGCACTTCCAACAGCCCAATCCCCAAATTGATTTTCCCAAGACTCCTTTTTATGTCAACACCAATTTAGCTGATTGGCAAACCGATCAAATTCCCCGCCGTGCGGGTGTAAGTTCCTTTGGGATTGGTGGGACAAATGCCCATCTGATTCTTGAGGAAGCACCTGCAATCATATCATCCACTGCTTCCCGTCCCTGGCAGTTGTTAATTTTATCAGCGAAAACCCCCACTGCTTTGAGTGCGATCGCAGCTAATTTCGCTAGTCATTTAAAACAGCATCCAGAAATCAATCTGGCGGATGTGGCTTATACCCTGCAAGTAGGACGACAGGATTTTGACCATCGGCAAATGCTATTGTGTCAAACGACAGCAGAAGCAATCCAGATTTTGGATGATGGAACGCAAATTTTGACTCAGGTTGCTCCTAAAGAAAGGCGTGAAATTGCCTTTTTATTTCCAGGACAAGGAAGCCAATATGTCAACATGGGGAAAGAATTATACGCCACAGAGTCAGTATTTCGCCAACAAGTAGATCATTGTTGTGAATTACTCCAGCCCCACTTAGGCTTAGATTTGCGAAATCTAATTTATCCTGAATTAAATACCACCCTTACACAAGTTATTGAATTACCCCACCCTAACCCTCCCCTTGCATTGGGGAGGGAACAAGATTTTCCGGTTTCCCCCCTTTCTAAGGGGGGATTAAGGGGGGTAAAACCTGGATCTCAAAGTAACTCCGAGGAAAGGGTAGACGGGGTTTTGTTTTCGGAATTAAATACCGCCATATCCCAAACCAGCTATGCTCAACCCGCTTTATTTGTAATCGAATATGCCCTAGCACAACTGTGGATATCCTGGGGAATTCAACCCCAGGTGATGATTGGTAACAGCATTGGTGAGTATGTTGCTGCAACCTTAGCAGGTGTATTTTCGCTACCGGAAGCCTTAAAGTTAGTAGCGATGCGTGGTAAGTTGATGCAGCAATGTCCGCCAGGGGCGATGCTGTCGGTGGCCATGTCGACGGACAGATTACAACCTTTATTGTCAGGTAGCTTAGTCATTGCGGCAAATAATGCACCTCAGTTATCTGTGGTATCTGGTACTGAGGTAGAAATTGCCAAGTTAGAACAATATTTAAATACCCAAAATATTACCTATCGCCGCTTGCAGACATCCCACGCCTTCCACTCACCCTTGATGGATGAGATCATCGCGCCATTTATTGATGCTTTTACAGGGATGAATTTGCGATCGCCCCAAATCCCATTTATTTCTAACGTCACTGGGGACTGGATTACACCTGAGCAAGCAACTAACCCTGATTACTGGGCAACTCACTTACGCCAACCTGTACAATTTGCTAACGGGGTTACAGAACTCCTCAAACAACCCAACCGAATTTTACTGGAAGTCGGGCCAGGGAAGACGCTCACGACTCTAGCCAAGCAACAAACCCACACTCAAACTATACTATCTTCCCTCCGCCATCCCCAGGAAAACCAATCAGATATAGCATTTTTGCTCCAAACTTTGGGGCAATTATGGTTGGCTGGTGTACCCATTAATTGGTTAGGCTTCTATGCTCACGAACAGCGCCACAGATTGCCATTACCCACCTATTCCTTCCAACGTCAACGCTACTGGATTGATCCACCCGCCCTATCTAGCTCCCTCCCCTTTGGGCTGGGGAGGGGTGAATATGACGCTTCTCCCTCTGACTGGTTCTATATACCCACTTGGGAACGGAGTTTATCACGTCCGTTGGTAGATTTAACTGCACAACGGCAGTGTTGGCTGGTGCTAGCAGATAATTACGACGTAGGCACAGAGATTGTTCACACTCTGCAAAACGCTGGACATGATGTAATTATCGTTACTCCTGGCGAAAAATATGAACAACCAGCATACCGCACCTTTACAGTTAATCCTCAAGAAAAACAGGACTTTGTTGATTTGCTGGAAGACTTGCAGTTGCGTGAATTGATGCCCGATCGCATTCTGCATTTATGGAATTTAACTAGTCCTAACCAACATCAAAACCAGAGTTATGATTTATTGTATTTGGCGCAGGCGATTTCTTCGCAGTCTGTTAAGGCAGCAATTCCAATTACTGTAGTCACAAATGACGGGCAAATAGTATTGGGTAACGAAGAAATTAACCCTCTCAAAGCGATGGTTTTAGCGATGGGAAAAGTTATTTCTCAAGAGATTCCCCAAGTGAGTTGTCGTTGTGTTGACATTTTAGTGTCTACTGATACACGTCAGCGATTGGTGCAGCAATTAATTAGAGAATGTTTCAGCCCTGGAAATGAGGCTATTGTTGCCTATCGGGGTAGTCATCGCTGGGAACAAATTTTTAAAGCTGTGCGAATACCCCACCCCAACCCTCCCCTTGCAAAGGGGAGGGAGCCTGATAGAGCAGGTGGGGTTTTACCTCTGCGAGAAGGAGGAAATTACTTGATTGTAGGCGATTTGACAACCGGACTGGGAACAGTTTACGCCGATTTCCTGGCACAAATGCCAGTGCGGTTAATCCTGCTTAGTGATGTCATTCCCGAAGCCATGAAACGGACTTTAGATGATGCTAGTGTCGATTATATCTCGGCGAATGTAGATATTACTGATTGTCAGCAGTTAAAGCAAGCGATCGCTCATGCGGAACAAAAATTTGGACAACTACATGGTGTTTTCTATTCCACGCCCATGAGCAATGAGCATTCAATGGCATTGCTGCCCCAATTGACTCCAAATCACTGGGACTACAATTACCGTACAAAAGTGCAGGGATTATTTGCCCTCGCTGAAGTTATCGGTAACAAACACCTAGATTTTTGCCTGTTGCAATCATCCCTTTCCAGTGTTTTGGGCGGTTTGGGATTGGCAGCTTACGCCGCCGCCAATGCAGTCATAGATATGTTTGCTGTGCAACAAAATCAAGTCAGTACATTTCCCTGGATTAGCATCAACTGGGATGCTTGCCGAGATGATGCTTTTGAGATTAATAGTGGTTTTGGAGCAAATTTAGCCGCACTAGCACTTACCCCTCAAGAGGTTTGGGATGCTACCTGCCGAGTTCTTAGCTTAGGTTTACCGGAGGCTGTCGTAGTTTCCAAAAGTAGCCTCCACAAGCGTTTAGAGCAATGGGTAACACCAAAATCTTCAAATGGAACCAAAACAGAATCATCCACTGATACTGCCCATACACGCCCTAATTTAGCCAACGAATACATTCCACCCAGCAACGAAATCGAAGAAGCGATCGCTCAAGTTTGGCAAGAACTCTTAGGAATTACACCTATTGGCATTGATGATAACTTCTTTGATTTGGGCGGACATTCCCTACTGGCAA